In the genome of Phacochoerus africanus isolate WHEZ1 chromosome 5, ROS_Pafr_v1, whole genome shotgun sequence, the window ttaacaaacaaaataaaacaaaaccaaacccagaaGGCTGAGGTTCTGACTCTGGAGTGGGACCAGGAGAGGCAAGAGTGGCTGCCCGTTGGTAGAGGCGCCTCGCTTCATTTGTGATTAGCACTCACCCGGAGAGGAACAGCTTTGTTTGGATGATCACAGGGTTGATGGATGAACAGCAGGGTTGATGGGTAATCTCAGTGGTACCCCCTGAATTTCTGCTCTCAGTTCTTCTTTAACGCATGTTacaaaggtattttaaaattctcaaaaggactctcttctttctttttccttacttcctttcctcttttgcctctttccttccctctctcttcctttcttccttcatttcctgcatcttttctttctttccttttttccatcctTATCTTCCTTCTGCTACTGTTTTGCTGCAACTTTCTGATTTTATGACATTGTAATCAAAGAATGTGGCCAAGTGGTTCctgtttttaaagacttttttttttggagatgggGGCGCTAAGACGTGATTAGTTTAAAAAACTATTCtttcatatttgaatttttcttacatttctagACTTTTAAGAATACATCAGGAATACTTTATATGTGCTTCTATGAGGCAGAAGACTTTACATAACATAGAAATTCTCTGCTCTTTGAAAGAGTGATAAAACTAAAGCGTAACCTGAGTCTGGTGTAACCTGATGAGTagaatttttaagttaattttttgtattttaaaatctggttATTAGCATTTTCATGGTTTCTTACCAGTTCTGGATCCCGTTTGGGTAACATGTTTTCCTAGAAACCCAACAGCAAAATGTTTAAGCAACTTTaaattctaagtatttttcaAACCAAAAATTAAGGTGCTAATTACaggttattttcatttccttattaaaGTAGTTTGAAAACTGTATCCTGGGAAGATATTTCACAGGTTCTTTAGACTGTTACCAAATACTTAATTCAGATGTTGTTGTTTTAACTTATGAAAcaaattcatattaaaatgtatattaacCAAATTTTAAATACTGGAGGCCATCAGTGTGAAAGTTCGTGCTATACTTGAACTTTTTATGGAGACCCTGGAATTCAGCCTTTCTCGTTGTGTCTGTTTAATTAAACAGTATTCTGAAATTTCTATGCAAGCTGTAGTTAACAAAAATTACCATGACGCTTGTCCGAGTTAAGTTTTTCTTTGCCTCAtgataccaaaggggaaaaaaacccagaaacaaattAGCTTCTGAAGTTTTACCTGTCCTTCATAACTCCTGATTTCAAATTTGTGTGCCAATCTTTACTGATGGATTTTATAAGTGGGTTTTGTATGTCGATAAACCACACACAAATGCATACCAATAAACAAATGTTTTCACTTACGCGTTAAGAATTCTCAGCAAGACCTAGGTTTCCTGCCTACAAAAGTTTGAAaaggtagttcccgtcgtggcgcagtggttaacgaatccgactaggaatcatgaggttgtgggttcgatccctgcccttgctcagtgggttaaggatctggcgttgctgtgagctgtggtgtaggttgcagacgcggctcagatcccgcattgctgtggctctggcttaggccagtggctacagctccgattggacccctagcctgggaacctccatatgccgcgggagcggcccaagaaatagcaaaaagacagaagaaaaaaaaaagtttgaaaagcactATTTCAGAAGACAGCAAATAATTAGTATGTTTTTATGTAATAGTAACTGACTGCCGATGTCTAGAATGTCCTGAACGTCCCTCGTTTCAGGGGGAATtgtctcttctctccccttccccacaccTTGACCCCGAGACTCTTCATGCctttttatctgtcttttcagAATATCAGATACAAGAAAATGACACAGACAGTTCAGCAACATCATATTCCTCTAGGGAGATTAAGCCCAAAAGCCTGAAGATACTGGATGGCCTGGAAGGTGACAAGCAGCGACAGAGCAGTGACGGGGCTGGCTGCCCACCATCCATGCAGCCTGAGGCTGGCAAGGGGCCCCAGAAGAAGCCACAGGTCAAACGGAGAGATCAGAAAGGCCCTGAGGGCCCGGATGCGCAGAGCAAGCCAGGGGCCCGGAACATGACCACGTCTTCCAAGAGAAGCCCACTCCCTAGCAAGCaccagggggagagggggagcaaGCCCGGTGTCAGCCTCCGCAGGAATGCCAGCTCTGCTGGAAGGCTCCAGGGCCTGGCCGGGGGCTCGCTGGCTGGGTCCCTGGGAAGGAGAGAATTTAAGATCTCTGAAGCCTATTTACCCACAGGAAAGAAGCGACCCAAAAGTCTTGAACTGACCATTTCTCCCGGAGAGATAGAATCCCTTCATCCAGAAACGCTTCTGCTTCAAGAGAAAATGGGAAGTGAGAATCCAGGCTCAGCAGCCACCCCCAGTGAGATGGCCACTCTGAATGTGTGTGCTCCTGTGGCTCCAGAGAAAGGCTCCAGGAATCTGGAACATTCCATGACCCTGCAGGGGGGCGCACTCAGGAATACACTGTCCAACGTATCGTTGGCTGCAAAGAAGAAGACGTGGGAGCACCCAGAATCCACGGCACCTCCAGAGAAGAAAGGAACTGAGGCTCCAGAGAGCTCCAGGACTGTGGAGGAGGTGGCAGGCGGTGTGCTCCATGTACCTTCAAATCCGAAAGGCCCTCTGTCTTCAGGTAAGAAAGGACCTCAGAATCCAGGAGACTCAGCATCCTTGGGCATAATGACCTGTGTGGGTTTCCCCTATAAACCTCTGTTTATCCCCATTGTGTTTATTCCACTGGACCCCTGGGTGCCCCTTGAGGTCCTCAGCCCTTTGAGAATTTGATGTAGGCTctgaatcctgaaaaaaaaaatgtgcacatgCACATCTTCAGGAGATGCTGCCTCCATTTCGGTTAGTTCTCTGttttgggctgtgcctgcagcaagcagatgttcctgggccaggcatcaaacccacaccacagcagggacaccaccagatcctttccGTTAGTTAGTTCTTAGATACACTGACGTCCTTCTTAAGACTTCCCAAGGGCTTCGTGAACTCCAGGTTGAGCATCTGGAAAAGACTGGGTGGAAAGATCACCCTCTCACAATACCCCACGGCAGTATGTTGTGGGGCTGAGATCCTGCCATTGGCCTCTCCGGGCAAAGAGGGAGCTGTTGGCTAAACTCCTTGGGTCTCTTTTACTCAAGAGGCAGAAATTAGGGTTATGATGGGTTGACAGACGTGCCAAAATAATGTAAGTGAAACAAGTCTGAAGTTTGTCCCCCCTCCATGTAAATGACACATAGGTGGTCCAGGATAAATGTGGTACCCTGTGGCCAGGAACCCAAGCTCCTGCCCTTTTTCTGCTCCACAGAGTTTGCTCTCAAGCTCATGGTCTCCAAGAGCAGTGTCCGCATTCTGGGCAGCGGGATGGAGGCACAAGGGAGAAGACAATCACTCAGGGAAGGTTTTCTCCAGTTTGCAGACGCTGCTCATGGTGCTTCTACTTATTCATATCCTCTTGGCTAGAATGAACAGGCACACCTCGGAAATACCGTGGTTTGGCTCCAGGCCACTGCAATAAGGCagatattgcaataaagcaagtcacatggatTTTCTGGCTTCCCAGGGTATattgtttacactatactgtagccTATGTGAAGTGTCCAGTAGTCTTACATCtgaaaaacaatgtacatatcttattttttatttatttatttttttgtctttttgtcttttctagggccgctcctgaagcatatggaggttcccaggctagggatctaatcggagctgtagccaccagcctacgccagagccacagcaatgccagatccttaacccactgagcaaggccagggatcgaacctgcaacctcatggttcctagtcggatttgttaaccactgagccacgacgggaactccattaattttaaaacactttgttGCTCAACACTCCCCATCTTCTGAGACAGCCCACATTCTGTCTCTGAAGTATCTTTGTGTATAAATCTCTTtcgctctaaaaataaataaataggagttccctagtagctcagtgggttaaggatctggcattgtcactgcagcagttcaggtcactgatgtggaccaggtttgatccctggcccaggaacttccacatgtcccaggtgcggccaaaaaatataaataaattgatagataaataaaaataattactactAAAAAACATTCACCATCGTTGACTACACAGGGTTACCACAAATCTTCATTCTGTAAAAATGAAGCCTCTGTGAAGGGCAACGAGGTGAAATGCAATGAAGTGAGGTGGGCCTGTATTCAAGCGACCACACCTAACTGCAAGGGAGGCCGAgaaaaggagggtttttttttcgaGGGGGGGTTTGTTGGGGAAGTAGCCACAGGGACAGCGATAAATTCTATTTAAAGAGAGGAGGGGAAATGGTAATTGGGGACCTCAAGAGGTCACTTAAAGATGTGATatgaggagttcttgctgtggtgcaatgagatcagtgctgtctctgcaggaccagggcacaggttcaatccccagccagcacagtgggttaaagaatccagtgctgggagggggagggagggggagggagtgggagggcctgggagtctggggttaatagatgcaaactattgcatttggacagataagcaatgagatcctgctgtacagcacaaggaaatgtaTCTAGTCgctcgtgatggaacatggtggaggatgatgtgagaaaaagaatgcatacatgtgcGATTGggccactgtgctgtacagtagaaaactgacatgACACCGTAAACCAACGgtgtttgggagaaaaaaaagagaatccagtgttgccaaagctgcagggcgggaactccatatgagGCAGAGTGGCAAAAAAAAGGGGCCAGTCCATAGACCAGAGGTCAAGATGTGATATGAATTCCCGGGACCCTGcgagaggaggaggtgggagcaaCTCATGGGTTGAGTGCGTTTCTATTTCCTCTCCTCCAATTTACGAAGCTGTGCTGTGGTCTTAGGCAGAGCTGGTCATAGCTGAATGTCACCATGGCTCTACCCTTGGTGGGCTCTACCCTTCAGCTTGCAAAGTTCCCTTCATTATTTTCACCCTGTGCTTCCTGAACCTGGCTGTGGGCAGTGGCCCATTTGCTCCTTCGTTCCGCACACGCTTCCCAAATGCTCACCTCGAGGCAGGGATTCTACGAGGGGTTAGGGGTCTGGCTGTGAACGTATCACCATCCCCTGGGTGCACTCAGTGTGAGCAGTCTGGGTGGTTGTAAGTGGCACAGCAAACAGCAGAGTGTCCTGCTGTCTTTATATCACCTGCTAGATCAGTGCACGTGCAGGAGGAAGACAAAGGATTTACAGCACAAGGCCTTTCGATAGGGTAAACGTCCAAGAAGTCCAGTCTCGGGACTGGCGTGAGATCCAGCCATGAGCCCTCAGTCCCATGGCTCCTCTGCCGCCTCGGTGGGGGGAAGCGGGGCGACAACTGAGGGAGAGGCCTCGGTCTGACGGAGTacgaggcccaggcccaggctctcTAAGCTGCGTTTGCAGCACTCCTTGGTAACATCCCAGGTTTGTCACTCAGGAGATTCTTCCGCTGCTATGTCCTCAGGGAGGCTGCAGAACGAGGCTGTGTGTCCCCTTTGCTGCACCCAGCAAGCAGATCCAGTCGGTGGCAGCTGTGCACACAATTCCTGCAGCTTCTCCGTTGCTCCTGAGGCCTCCCGCGGCCGCTCACCCAGCTGCCTTGGGTACCAGGACATGTTCCCGGGGAAGAGCTGTGGCAGCCACGAGCAGCAGGTGGGCCTGCAGATGGGAAGCCTGAGCCCCAAGTCCCTGCCACAGTGTGAGCGTCACAAGCAGCAAGTCCAGCTGCTCTTCTGTGAGGACCATGGGGAACCCATCTGCCTCATGTGCGGGCTAAGTCAGGAGCACCGAGGCCACCGGGTGCGCCCCATTGAGGAGGCCGCCCTGGAATACAAGGTAGGGCTTCCTGCACTGGGGTCCTTTGCTGCTGGGCACTTGCGTAGACCAGGGCTTGCTTCATGTTCCCAACAACCCTGGGAGGTCGGTGCATTAGCCAGCCTTCTTGGGCTGTAAATGGCAAACAGTACAAACTAAAGACAGATTTACTGGTTCATGTAGCTCAGAGGTCTTCAGGTATGGCTGAATCCAGATGTGCCTAACAGGTCATTAGAAATCTTTCTCACCACTTCCTGGCTCTGCTTCCCTTGGTGTAACTGAttcattcttcctctctcctggtGCTCTTAGCTGCAGCACTCTCCGCTTTATTCCCCTCTAGAGTTGGCACCAACCAAAGATGGCAGGAGCCAACTTTAAGCTTCAACAAGTGCTCTTTTTCTCCAGGAGGAAATTCAGAAGCAACTAGAGCATCTGAAGGAGTTGAGAAAatctggggaggaggagaggtcTCAGGGGCATAAGAAGACAGCGAACTTCCTGGTAAGGCTAGGGGTGTTTTTGGCCAGTCCTCTCCTGGATTCACCcctgaggaaggagggagggaaccaAGAATGAGCAGGGGTCCTTGAGGTTCTGTACTGGTTCACAGTGAGGCAGAGCTGAACCACCTGTTCTTGGGGGACAAGGGATAACAGGTGTTCAAGGATGAGCTTGACTCTCGAGAGGGAAGCCACTCTGAGCGGGAAAGGACCCTGTCGTGCTTTCTGATACTCACACAAAATGGTTTCGCGAAACTAATACTAGTAGTTGCTGATGAATGGGAttgaagaaaggagaagagacaTTTCAACCTTAAATCCTCCTCTGTATTGTTTTTACAACTGTTGCTGCTACCcactgcattttttaatttaattttgttttgttttttccttttcttatggctgcacctgcagcatatggacattcccaggccagggctcaaactggagctgccagctgctgacctacaccacagccacagcacactggatccaagccacatctgccacctatgccacagctgaaggcaatgccagatccttaacccgctgagcaaggccagggattgaacccacatcctcatagacactatgttgggttcttaacctgctgagccacaacaggaactcccattgtattttttacaaaaactatattgatttttaaaattcaagtattcAATGtagacattttctttaaaattgtggTTTTGCACCACCATAGATTTCAGTAAGTACAATTGAGTGGTCTTCCTGTTAGGCTTTTGCTCAGACTCTTAGATGCACTGTGTTGCTTCTAGTTCCCAGCCTCAGAAGGATCCTACCCCACAGAGTCTTGATTtgtctgtgcattttttttttttaggaccaccctcagaacatatgaaagttcccaggctaggggtccaatcagggctacagctgccagcctacaccacagccacagcaatggcagatctgagccacatctgtcacctccactgcacacagctcacagctatgccagatccttaatgcactgaatggggccagggatggaacccacctcctcacgggtactagctgggttcattaactgctgagccacaagagaaaatCCCCATCCAGTGCATTTCTGCTAGTTGGATCTTGTctccctctctgagtctcaaaCTTCTGTGGGGACCCAGCACAGCGCAACAGGaaacaggcaaagaaaacaaacagcagaaTGGGACACAGGTGGCATTGGTCCGGGCATCTATTGGGAAACTCCTGAATTAGAGTAAAATGAAAACCCTTTCCTCTAATCCCAGGTGGCTTGGAACTTGAGGATGGAGCAGAGGTCAGGGCTGCCCCCAAGGAAGGTGAGGCAGGGGTCTAGGCTGCAGGGAAACCCACGGAGATAAGGAGGGCCAGCCTCCCCTTAAGATGAAGTAACATGGGCCCTCCTGGAAGCAAGACGCTCTCTTCAGGTCTTCCCCTTCTCCTGTTttcaataatcaaaaaaaaatttaatctttggCGAGGGGGAAGGAAGACCTCTTCTATACAGCAAATGCCAGCTAAAACAGGCAGAGAAGAAtaatagaaataggagttcccatcgtggctcagtggaaacaaatctgactagcatccatgaggacacaggttcgatccctggcctccctccgtgggttaaggatccagtgttgccatgagctgtggtgtaggttccagttGCAGCTGgggtcctgcgtggctgtggctgtggtgtaggtcagcagctacagctccaattcgacccctagcctgggaacctccatatgcgtggatgtggccctaaaaaagacaaaaaagaaaaaagaataatttaaatagaaaatttccACTATACAGCTAACACCAATAAGGCTCATCAACAGGTGGCtgaaatttttagagaaaatctTGGAGAACAGGATATTTACATGCTCTCAAAGTACCAGTCCCCAAATTACTCAGTAAcgataaaggaaataatatatatttacagtagTGATATCTGGTAGACTCCTCCTTCAGCAAATGACCCTAGTGTCACAATGATGGTGACAGCAAACTGGATGGGGTTTGCCTCCCGACGGGATATGCTAGAAAGACCATGGCATTAGGTCAATGCTGTTCTCACCCCAAATGTTTATCCTGAATTTAATCATGAACTAATTATCAAGCAATTTAACCTGTAGGCCACTGAACAAGACAACTGACTTGTCCTCTTAAAAGAAGTCAGTGTTACTGCCATCATAGACAAAGGATGAAGGGACATTTTTGGTGCAAAATAAAGACTTAGTGCTGTCCTTTGGAGCCCCAAATGAGAAGATTTCTAATGTCCAGTCTTAGCAGATCTCAAGGGCCGCTCCCTCCGTGGAGGGAGGAAAAGTGCCCTAAAACCACATCACGGGTCTGCAGAAGCTTCTTCGGGACACGAGAAGAGGGCGCTAGAAGAGGTCAGGGTTGGCCAGTGTGCAGGAGCAGAGGGTGTCAAGTTCACCTGCATCCAAACAATGGACTGACTGCCCCCGTTCAGGGCCCTCTTGAGACTCTGTGGGGCAAGGGAGAGAACTCTCCTCCCTGCAGACTTTGTGGTCATGACCTTGCCCATTTCTGACCCCAGATACATGCCATCCTCATGCTGGCtttcaaggaaggaagaaggTGACACCACGTGTCTTAGGGGCTTCCCAAACAAAGTCCCATAAACCATAgaaatgcacccccccccccagttctgGAGGCAAGCTGGTTCCTTCTGGGGGCCAGGATGGAAGGCTCCCCCAAGGCCTCTGTCCTCAGCTGGTAGACGCCGGCTGCTCCCCTGGGCCTCGTCACACgcattctccctgtgtgtgtacctgtgtccAGATGTCTCCACTGGACTATGACCTCAGCTTAACTAGCTGCATCCATaacaaccctatttccaaataagatcatacTCTCAGGTAccagggttaggacttcaacatataaattctGGAAGGGACACAATTCTACCCACAACACCAACTTTTAGG includes:
- the MEFV gene encoding pyrin; this translates as MAKTPSDHLLYSLEELVPYDFEKFKFKLQNTSLEKEHSRIPRGQLQTAQPVKLAVLLVTHYGEDYAVQLTLQVLRAINQHLLAEELHRAISPEYQIQENDTDSSATSYSSREIKPKSLKILDGLEGDKQRQSSDGAGCPPSMQPEAGKGPQKKPQVKRRDQKGPEGPDAQSKPGARNMTTSSKRSPLPSKHQGERGSKPGVSLRRNASSAGRLQGLAGGSLAGSLGRREFKISEAYLPTGKKRPKSLELTISPGEIESLHPETLLLQEKMGSENPGSAATPSEMATLNVCAPVAPEKGSRNLEHSMTLQGGALRNTLSNVSLAAKKKTWEHPESTAPPEKKGTEAPESSRTVEEVAGGVLHVPSNPKGPLSSGRLQNEAVCPLCCTQQADPVGGSCAHNSCSFSVAPEASRGRSPSCLGYQDMFPGKSCGSHEQQVGLQMGSLSPKSLPQCERHKQQVQLLFCEDHGEPICLMCGLSQEHRGHRVRPIEEAALEYKEEIQKQLEHLKELRKSGEEERSQGHKKTANFLKQAETQKQRVQYQLEQLCQFLEQQEQLFVTWLDEVGQTINHVRKTYGTQVTRDVAVLDELIGELEAKQCQPEWELMKDIRVTLHRAKMVTDPELWTAPLEVKEKIHLLYQRSEFVERSMKHFLETLRSGMDTFNVPELIGGQAP